The Oceanicaulis alexandrii DSM 11625 genomic interval CTCCATCAACACCCCGGCGCTCGAAAACCCCGATCTGATTGACGCGCTGGCGACGGAGTTCGGTTCGCAGTGCGTGGTGGTCGGCATCGACAGCCGGGTGATCGACGGCGAGTGGCGCTGCCACAAGAATACGGGCGATCCGTCCAAGACCTCCACCGAGCACCGCAAGACGCTGGACTGGATCCGCGAAGTCGTAGACCGCGGCGCAGGCGAGATCGTGCTCAATTGCATGGATCAGGACGGCGTGCGCGAAGGTTATGACATTGACCAGCTCGCCGCTGCGCGTGAGGTGTGTCCGGTCCCTCTGATCGCGTCAGGCGGCGCGGGCGCGCGTGAGCATTTCCGTGACGTCTTCCAGCAGGCGAATGTTGACGGCGCCCTGGCGGCGAGCGTCTTTCATAAAGCCGTCATCGCCATTCCGGAACTCAAGTCCTGGCTGTCGAGCGAAGGTGTGGAGATGCGCGTATGAGCCTGTTTCAGATCGACTGGAAAAAGGGCGGAGGGCTCGCTCCCGCCATCGTGCAGCACGCCGACACGAGCGAAGTGCTGATGCTGGGCTATATGAACGCCAAGGCGCTCGATGAGACCCAGACCCGGGGTCTTGTGACCTTCTGGTCTCGCTCCAAGGAGCGGCTCTGGACCAAGGGCGAAAGCTCCGGCAACACCTTGTCACTGGTCTCGGTGGCGACCGATTGCGATTCAGACGCCATTCTGGTGCGCGCGCGCCCGGCCGGTCCGACCTGCCATACGGGCAGCCACAGCTGTTTTGGCGAGGCGCCGGGTCCGGAGATCGGCTTTCTGGGGCAGCTGCAGTACGTGATCGATACGCGCGCGTCTGAGGATCCCGAAGGCAGCTACACCGCCAAACTCCTGTCCAAAGGCGTGCTCAAATGCGCGCAGAAAGTGGGCGAGGAGGGGGTCGAGACCGCGCTCGCCGCCGCCGCCGAGGATGACGACGCGCTTCTGGGCGAAGCCGCCGACTTGATCTTCCACCTGATGGTGACGCTGAAAGCGCGCGGCCTGTCGCTGGCGGACGTGACAGCGCTGCTGGCGCAAAGGCACGCGGCGAAAGGCTAGTCGCGAACAGTAGAGTAAAAAAAGGCCCGGTCTTTCGACCGGGCCTTTTCATGTCTTAGTCGCTGGTGCGGCGCGAGGGGTTTCGGAAATCGTTTCCGAAGAAGATCGCGTTCATCATCAGCTTGGCCGGTCCGCGGAAATAGGCGCGGTAATAGGGATCATCCGCAAAGAGGATGACCGAGCCCGAGCCGCGGCGTTCGGCGAAGACGGCGCCGGTTCCCGACAGGGCGCGGCGGACTTCCTCTGACGCGTAGCCGCTGAGCAGCGGGTCGTCTGCGCCGTAACGCACGGGCAGGGCGAGAGGGTTGTCGCCGCCCGCAAACGCCATGCTGCCAATCCGATGGCTGGGCAGCTGGGCGTCGCGATACCCAAAGGCGAGCGGGTGAGTGGTGTCGATCCGGGTTTGGAAAATCGCGCCCGAAATCTCCATCTCTGCATCCCAGACCGCTAGGGCGTCATAATTGTCAGGCCGGGCGGCGTCTGCTTCAGGCGTTTCCAGCTCTGCGATCGCAGCGCTGGTCAGCTCCTGATCGATCACCCAGCGGGCCGCGCCGCGTGTGGCGATCAGCGTGCCGCCGTCGCGGACCCAGGCGTTCAGGGTTTCCGGCATGTCATCGCCCATCCGGTTCAGACGACCATGGGGCAGGATGATATGGGTGTAGCGGCTGAGATCGGCGCCGCCGAGTTCGGACTGGTCGATCATGCTGACAGGCATGTGCATGTCATGATCGAGCAGATGCCAAAGCTCGCCCGCATCGCCCATGCTGATTCCGCGACCCGTGACCAGGAGCACTTCAGGCTGCTCCACATTGCTCAGTTGGAAACCGCCCAGGTCCGACCCGCGCGACGTGCTGCTGGATGTGACGGCGTGGACCTTCACGCCGTCTTCTTCAGCAGCCCGGACCAGCAGGGCGTGGATCTCCTCGGCGCTGACCGGTTGACGGCTCAGCTCGATCATCAGCGAGCCGCGCTCCAGTTCGGTTTCACCGGCGGTCGTCTGAACGCTGATCTCATCGGGAATGACGCGGGCTCGCACGCCGGCGTCCAGCAAACGATAGAGCGCGCGCGGGGCGTAATAGCTGTCCCACTCCATCACATAGCCGATGGCGCTAACGTCCGGCGCGGCTTCGGCCATGTCAAAGCCTGTGACGCGCTCGCCGACGATCTGGCTGCGGTACTGGCCACCGCGCAATTCGGCGTAATCGAGGTCATAGGCGAGGGGCTGGGTCCAGCCCGACACGTCATAGAACTCGACCTTGTCCTCGATCACGCGGGTTTCAAACAGGCCGCGCACCAGTCGGTATTGCTGTTGGCGCAGGGGAATGAGGAAGGCTTCGCCCGGCTCGAAATCCTGGCCCTGATGGGTGAAGGGCTGCGCCAGCTCGTAGACTTCCAGACGGTGGGTTTCCAGCATCTGCAGGAAATCGGCCAGACGTCCACGATCAGCCGAGCCGAACACATAGCCGCGCACCGGGTCTGAATTCGCCATCTGGCGGCTTTCATTGAAGAAGTCACGCATGTGCGCGTGCAGGGCGTCGCGGTTGGCGTAGGCGGACTGGATCAGGGCGACGGCCGTGCGCGCTTGCTGGGCGATTTTGTCGTCATAGCGCTGGATGCCGTATTCGGTTTCCTGAATAAGGCCGCGCACCGAGCTCTGTTCAAACAGATAGGGGATGGAGCCGATCAGGCCCGGATAGCTCGAACCATATCCCAGATAGAAGTCGTCAAAGACCTCTTCGCTGACATAGACCTCGCCGGCCTCGTCAAAGTGCGCGTTGATCGACTCGTTCATCGTCAGATTGAGATCAAAGCCTGCCGGGCTCAGCAGCGGGTGAAAGCCCTCGCGGGGGCCCGGCGAAATGAAGAAGGTGGAGTTTGACCCCATCTCGTGCAGGTCGGCCGCCACATTGGGGCGCCAGTCCTGGGTGGTGCTCACCAGCGCGCGCGATTCAGGCTGGGTGACAGGCAGCCATTGGCGGTTGAGGTCGAACCAGTAATGGTTGGTGCGCCCCCAGGGCCATTCATAGAAATGTTCCCGGCTTTGCGGATCGGCCACAGCCGCATTGGCGTGGTGCATGTTGGTCCACTGGGCGAAACGGTTCGCGCCGTCTGGATTGATCATGACGATTTGCTGGACGACGGTTTCGTTCAGCAGGGCCTCGATCTCGGCGCCTTGCGCGGCGGCCAGATGATAGAGGATCAAAGGCGCAGAATCGTAGCCTGAGGACTCAGAGCCATGAACGCCATGAGTGAGCTGCACGATCACCGGGTGTTCCGCCGGGGCGGCGACGCCCTCGTCGCCGAGACGCAGCTGGGTCGCGCGGATGTCTTCAAGCCGGGCCTGGTTGGCGGGAGATGTGGTGGTCACGCGCAGGATGGGACGGCCGAAATGGCTGTGCCCGATGGTCTCGACGCTGACCCGGTCAGAGGCGTCGGCGATCGCGCGGATATAGGCGGCGTGCATCTCCGGGGTGAAAATGATCTCGCCGGACTGATAGCCCAACACACTCTCAGGTGTTGGAATGGCGGCGTCGTATCGAACGTCGAAGTCCAGCAGATCAGCGATCGGTTTCGGATCATAGGCCGAAGCGGCTCCCGCCGTGGGCAAAGCCAGGGCCAGAGACAGTGCAAGCGCGCGCAGCATTAAAGCAGCTCCCCAAATTGTTGTTAATTTGTAACGGTAAGCAGGCCGACGCTCCGGTCAAGCATGTCTGGATGACATCGCCGCTCTATGTTTGTAATCCCGCCCGATAAATATGCGTCTTGAACGCGAAAAACACCTGAGGAAATGCTCTGATGTCTCGCTTGTTCCGCCATGTCTTGCTCAGCTCCGCCACCGGGTTTCTGAGCCTGTGCGGCGGCGGTCATGCTGCATCCGCACAGGATGCGCCCGCTGTGCGAGACGTTGTCGTGGTGACGGGGGCGCGTGCGGAAACCCTGCGCCGTCAGAGCACACTGGCCACCGCAATTCTGGAGGCTGAGGCTCTTGATCGGGTCGGCGCGCATCATGTCAGCGAGGCGCTCAATCGTTTGCCCGGCGTCAATATCAATCGCGGCAATGGCGCGGAGCACCTCACGGCGATCCGGTCTCCGATGTTCACGGGCGGTCAGGGCGCTGGCAGCTTTCTTTACCTTGAAGATGGCGTGCCGCTGCGCGCCGCCGGTTTCGCCAATATCAACGGCCTGTTTGAAGGCGCGGACGGGCTTGCTGACCGGATCGAGGTGGTGCGGGGGCCGGGGTCTGCGGCTTATGGCTCGAACGCCCTGCATGGTCTCGTGAACATCATCACGCCTGACCCGCTGGACGCGGAGCGCTCGGTCCGGCTGGAAGCCGGCTCATATGGCCGGGCGGCAGCGCGCTTGAACCTGGCGGGCGAGACCGGGTTCGGCGCAGGATGGCTGGGGGTGAACCTGCGTCATGAAGACGGCTGGCGCGAGGATGCGTCGCTGGATCGGCGCGTGCTTCAGGCCCGACTGGACGGGCGGATGGGGCAGACTGATTGGTCCTTGCGCCTCTCTGGCGTTGATCTGGAGCAGGAAACCGCGACCTATGTGGGCGGGTTCGAGGCCTATAAGGATGAAGCCGCGTCTCGTCGCAACGCAGATCCCGAAGCGTTCCGCAACGCCTACGCCCTGCGCGCCGCCCTGCATCTGAACCATCCGATCACCGAGACGCTCAGCGCCCAGGCGGCCCTGTTCGCGCGCAGCAATGACATGCAGTTCCGCATGCACTTCCTGCCTTCGGAAGCGCTGGAGACCAGCGGCCATGACTCGCTGGGCTTTCAGTCCGCACTGGTCTGGACGCTGGATGACAGCGTCATCCGGGTGGGGCTGGATACGGACTTCACCGAGGGCGCGCTCAGAGAGTTCCAGACCCGCCCGACGGTGGGGCCGTTCGTTCAGGGGCTTCATTATGACTACACGGTGCAATCGCGCACCGTCGCCGGCTTCGCCATGGGTGAACATCAGCTGACGTCCAGATTGAGGCTCGACGCCGGATTGCGGTGGGAGAACACCCGGTACGCGTATTCAAATCGGGCGCCTGAGGGTCAGGTCGGGCGCTATCTGCGTCTGCCGGATCGCGATGACAGCTTTGACACGCTGGCGCCGCATGCGGGCTGGGTCTTGGACGTGACGGACTCGCTGTCGCTGTTCGGTCGTGTGGCGCGCGGCGTGCGCGCGCCACAGACCGCCGAGCTTTACCGGTTGCAACCGGGGCAAAGCGTTGAAGGCATCGAGCCTGAAACGCTGGATAGCGCGGAAACGGGTCTGCGCCTTGATCTTGGGGGCGCAGCGCAGGTCGAGCTGACCGGATATGTCATGCGCAAGGAGAATGTGATCTTGCGCGACTCAGACGGCCTCACGGTCACTGGCGCGAAGACTCGCCATCAGGGTGTGGAGCTTGAAGGCGGCTGGTCTATCACTGACACGCTGATGCTCTCGGGCGCGGTCAGCTGGGCGGTCCATGAATATGATTTCAATGGCGGGGCAGGCGCAGGTTCTGAACGCATCCGCGAAGGGGCGCGCATCGACACGGCGCCAGAATGGCTGTCCAGTCTTCGCCTGCTGTGGCGTCCTGTCGAGTCAGTGCTCGTGGAAACCGAATGGGCGCATGTGGGCGAATACTACGCCGATGCAGGAAACACAGCCGTTTATGATGGCCATGATCTGTTTCACATGCGTCTTTCCAAAGACATTGATGACCAGACCCGGATCAGCCTCGGAGTGCGAAATCTTCTCGACGAACGCTATGCGGAACGGGCCGACTTCGCATTTGGGCGCTATCGCTATTTCCCCGGGGAGGGACGGACCATCAGCGTCAGTGCTGGGTGGTCTTTCTAAGCAGTTTTCAACAAGAATTTTCGCATAACCATGCTTAAGAGACTCACGGGCACCTATGGAGAGTTCTCCAATTCAGGGTGGCCTCCATGTTCAAGAATGCATCAATAGGTCAAAAACTGTATTTGGCAGGTGGCGCGCTGGCCGTAATGCTGGTGTTGCTGACGGTCGTCAGTGCATTTCAAGTGCGGCGCGCTATGCTTCAGGAGGTCGATCAGGGGCTCTCTGAGATCGTCGAGATCGCCACAAGCACGATCAGTTCTTATCACGCCAGAGTAGAAGCGGGCGAGATGACGCAGGAAGCGGCTCAGGCTGCTGCGATGCGGGCGCTCAGCGACATGCGCTTTGAAGGCGACAATTATTTCTTCGTCATTGATTTTGATCACCAGATGATCATGCACGCAGTGCGCCCCCAGCTGAATGGGCAGTCCGTATACAATACGCAGGACCCCAACGGGCTGTTCCTGTTTCGCGAGATGACCCAGGTGGCGCGCGCCGAAGGACAGGGTTTTGTGGATTACGGCTGGCCTCGCGCCGGCTCTGACATTCCTGAGCCCAAACGCAGTTACGTGATGTTGTTTGAGCCTTGGGGGCTGATCACTGGCGCCGGCGTTTATTATGACGATGTTCAGGCCAGCATCTGGTCGATCATCAGAGTGCTGGCGCTTGGCAACGGTGTTGTGATCGCCATTTTGTTTGCCGGAGCATACGTGCTCAACCGATCCATCCAGGGGCCTGTCGCGCGCCTGAGTGGAGCAGTGGAGCGTCTGGCCCAAGGTGATACGGCGGCGGAATTGCCTGAGCCCTACGGCCGGGAAGTGTCCACATTGACGGCGTCCGTGAAAATTCTTCAGGTTTCCGCGCGTGAGCGCGAACGCCTGGAGGCGGAAGCGCATGCCGCTCAGGAGGCGCAACTCAAGCGCGCCGAGCAGATCGAAGCGCTGGTGTCGGAGTTTGACCAAAGCGCGTCACAGGCCATCTCCGCGTTTGAAGCCGCGGGTGAGCAGCTCCGTGCGTCGTCCCAGGGAATGAAAGCCAACGCTGGCGCCACCGCGGATGGCGCTCGCACTTTGGACGGGGCCGCCCAGACTTCGGCGGAGAGCGTCGAGGTGGTCGCCGCCGCCGCAGAAGAGCTGACCGCCGCGATCAGCGAGATCAATCAGCAATCCTTGCGTTCCTCTGAAGTGTCCAAATCCGCGGTCGAGCAAGCGGAATCGACACGTCAGGACGTGCAGAAACTGGCGGACGCCGCCCAGAAGATCGACGGCATTGTCCAGCTGATCGCCGGCGTCACCGAGCAGACCAATCTTCTGGCGCTGAACGCCACCATCGAGGCCGCACGCGCCGGTGAGGCGGGCAAGGGGTTTGCGGTTGTGGCCAGCGAAGTGAAAGCGCTGGCCGAGCAGACCGCCCATGCGACCGAGAGCATCGCTTCGGAGATCAAAGGCATTCAGTCCGCGACGGATGCGTCAGTGAGCGCCATCGAGAAGATCGCAACCGTCATTGGCGAGACCTATGAAATCGCCACCGCCATTTCCGCCGCCATGGAAGAGCAGCGGGCCGCGGCCGCTGAAATCTCGAGTTCAGCGCAAAACGCCGCCGCCGCCACCGGCGAAGTGCGCACTGAAGTGAGCCAGGCCCAGCAGCGTGCGGATCAGGCGAACAAGGGCGCCAGCGATCTGGATCAGGCGAGCGTGGCTGTCGCCAGTGAGTCGCAAGGTTTGAAGGCGACCATCGAGCGCTTTCTCTCTGGCGTTCGCGCCGCCTGACGCTTGCCAGGCGCCGCCGGTGCGCGTTAGC includes:
- the hisF gene encoding imidazole glycerol phosphate synthase subunit HisF, with protein sequence MLARRIIPCLDVRDGRVVKGVKFQNHEDVGGIEELARRYAQEGADELVFYDISASPSGRTVEPEWVGRVARQIDIPFCVAGGIRSLEHARARLFGGADKISINTPALENPDLIDALATEFGSQCVVVGIDSRVIDGEWRCHKNTGDPSKTSTEHRKTLDWIREVVDRGAGEIVLNCMDQDGVREGYDIDQLAAAREVCPVPLIASGGAGAREHFRDVFQQANVDGALAASVFHKAVIAIPELKSWLSSEGVEMRV
- the hisIE gene encoding bifunctional phosphoribosyl-AMP cyclohydrolase/phosphoribosyl-ATP diphosphatase HisIE produces the protein MSLFQIDWKKGGGLAPAIVQHADTSEVLMLGYMNAKALDETQTRGLVTFWSRSKERLWTKGESSGNTLSLVSVATDCDSDAILVRARPAGPTCHTGSHSCFGEAPGPEIGFLGQLQYVIDTRASEDPEGSYTAKLLSKGVLKCAQKVGEEGVETALAAAAEDDDALLGEAADLIFHLMVTLKARGLSLADVTALLAQRHAAKG
- a CDS encoding M14 family zinc carboxypeptidase, producing MLRALALSLALALPTAGAASAYDPKPIADLLDFDVRYDAAIPTPESVLGYQSGEIIFTPEMHAAYIRAIADASDRVSVETIGHSHFGRPILRVTTTSPANQARLEDIRATQLRLGDEGVAAPAEHPVIVQLTHGVHGSESSGYDSAPLILYHLAAAQGAEIEALLNETVVQQIVMINPDGANRFAQWTNMHHANAAVADPQSREHFYEWPWGRTNHYWFDLNRQWLPVTQPESRALVSTTQDWRPNVAADLHEMGSNSTFFISPGPREGFHPLLSPAGFDLNLTMNESINAHFDEAGEVYVSEEVFDDFYLGYGSSYPGLIGSIPYLFEQSSVRGLIQETEYGIQRYDDKIAQQARTAVALIQSAYANRDALHAHMRDFFNESRQMANSDPVRGYVFGSADRGRLADFLQMLETHRLEVYELAQPFTHQGQDFEPGEAFLIPLRQQQYRLVRGLFETRVIEDKVEFYDVSGWTQPLAYDLDYAELRGGQYRSQIVGERVTGFDMAEAAPDVSAIGYVMEWDSYYAPRALYRLLDAGVRARVIPDEISVQTTAGETELERGSLMIELSRQPVSAEEIHALLVRAAEEDGVKVHAVTSSSTSRGSDLGGFQLSNVEQPEVLLVTGRGISMGDAGELWHLLDHDMHMPVSMIDQSELGGADLSRYTHIILPHGRLNRMGDDMPETLNAWVRDGGTLIATRGAARWVIDQELTSAAIAELETPEADAARPDNYDALAVWDAEMEISGAIFQTRIDTTHPLAFGYRDAQLPSHRIGSMAFAGGDNPLALPVRYGADDPLLSGYASEEVRRALSGTGAVFAERRGSGSVILFADDPYYRAYFRGPAKLMMNAIFFGNDFRNPSRRTSD
- a CDS encoding TonB-dependent receptor; its protein translation is MSRLFRHVLLSSATGFLSLCGGGHAASAQDAPAVRDVVVVTGARAETLRRQSTLATAILEAEALDRVGAHHVSEALNRLPGVNINRGNGAEHLTAIRSPMFTGGQGAGSFLYLEDGVPLRAAGFANINGLFEGADGLADRIEVVRGPGSAAYGSNALHGLVNIITPDPLDAERSVRLEAGSYGRAAARLNLAGETGFGAGWLGVNLRHEDGWREDASLDRRVLQARLDGRMGQTDWSLRLSGVDLEQETATYVGGFEAYKDEAASRRNADPEAFRNAYALRAALHLNHPITETLSAQAALFARSNDMQFRMHFLPSEALETSGHDSLGFQSALVWTLDDSVIRVGLDTDFTEGALREFQTRPTVGPFVQGLHYDYTVQSRTVAGFAMGEHQLTSRLRLDAGLRWENTRYAYSNRAPEGQVGRYLRLPDRDDSFDTLAPHAGWVLDVTDSLSLFGRVARGVRAPQTAELYRLQPGQSVEGIEPETLDSAETGLRLDLGGAAQVELTGYVMRKENVILRDSDGLTVTGAKTRHQGVELEGGWSITDTLMLSGAVSWAVHEYDFNGGAGAGSERIREGARIDTAPEWLSSLRLLWRPVESVLVETEWAHVGEYYADAGNTAVYDGHDLFHMRLSKDIDDQTRISLGVRNLLDERYAERADFAFGRYRYFPGEGRTISVSAGWSF
- a CDS encoding methyl-accepting chemotaxis protein gives rise to the protein MLQEVDQGLSEIVEIATSTISSYHARVEAGEMTQEAAQAAAMRALSDMRFEGDNYFFVIDFDHQMIMHAVRPQLNGQSVYNTQDPNGLFLFREMTQVARAEGQGFVDYGWPRAGSDIPEPKRSYVMLFEPWGLITGAGVYYDDVQASIWSIIRVLALGNGVVIAILFAGAYVLNRSIQGPVARLSGAVERLAQGDTAAELPEPYGREVSTLTASVKILQVSARERERLEAEAHAAQEAQLKRAEQIEALVSEFDQSASQAISAFEAAGEQLRASSQGMKANAGATADGARTLDGAAQTSAESVEVVAAAAEELTAAISEINQQSLRSSEVSKSAVEQAESTRQDVQKLADAAQKIDGIVQLIAGVTEQTNLLALNATIEAARAGEAGKGFAVVASEVKALAEQTAHATESIASEIKGIQSATDASVSAIEKIATVIGETYEIATAISAAMEEQRAAAAEISSSAQNAAAATGEVRTEVSQAQQRADQANKGASDLDQASVAVASESQGLKATIERFLSGVRAA